Below is a genomic region from Burkholderia pseudomultivorans.
CGACTATGGCAACGCTGCCGAAGCTGCAGTCTCGACAATGATCGCGGCATTGAGAGGCAGACTGGCGATGCGATACACGGCCGGTCTCTGTAGAGAGTCGATGAGTACACCTGTGGCGCGAGCGATTGTCGCTGTCAACGCTCCGACGGAGAACGTGGTGCCTGGCGGCCGATACGCCGATCGTGTCTGCACCCTGCATATCGCTCGTGTCAACTATTGTCAAATCTGCTTTTCTCGCTGCCTCCTGATTGTGAGCGATAGTTACAATCCACGAACCCCTCTGCCGGGTAGATATATTTTTTGATCGGCAGAAGAGACGAGCGTCGACCGTTTTCGCCGGCGCCGTCGATACATCGGCCGCTCAGTTGCGTGCCGGAAGGACTACTGGCGGGCACCTCGGTCCGCCTGTTGTCAGTGGTGCCGTAGCAGGATGAATCATGAAGGTAGTCCTTTGTGCGTTGCTCGCCAGTGCGGGTTTCAGCGCAGCACACGCAGGAGAAGCCCTGGCAAGAACGGGCTTCAAGATTGATCCCGCCGCACAATGCGTCGAAGACGTCAGGGCATTGTGGTCTTACGCTGCCGTCCGGAAGTCGGGAGTGGTCGCGTATTCTAAGTTCGTGCTTCGGGACGAGCGTACCTCTGCGCTTTCGGATGCACAGCGAGCGCGTTTGGCTCGCCTGGCCGTGTTGGCTTATTCGGATCCCAGATTCAAGCGTTTCGACGATCCGACGTACGTTGACGGGCTTCTCCGCGGCTGCTCCGACCCCGTCCGTCGCTTCGACCCCTTCAGAATGACCGACGCCATGGTGCATGTAAACACGGCCGCTCAATAGGGTTGGGTTCACGGCGTCGTTGCGCCCCTTTACTCGGGAGTCGCAGGATTTATTCGTTATCCGGACGATTCCGTTGCCGGTCTTGTCGCTGGCACGGCCTCGGCTTCGACTGTTTCATCTTCCCCTCCTTCTGCGCGGCTTCGACTCGTCCTCTATGCGATTCGAAGCCGCAGCCTTGACGCCCTTCTTTCGGTTCAGATCGATCGGCAAGGTCTTCTCGCAAATTCTAAGAACTTCGATTTCGCGATCCTTTCGGTCACGGTAACCTCTGCTGCGTACAGTCGGGCTTGCCGTCATCGTTTTGCGCTCGAATCACGCAGGACGGTGTTTGCCGATTATCTGCGTGCTCGGATCGGTGGCGCTCGCTGCAGAGGGGAGGCTGTAATTCAGATGAATCAACCCGTTACGTGGATATCCTAAATAACCATGAAATATTATGTGCTGCTTCTGGCTGCGGCTCTTGCGGCGTGCTCATATTCGTCGACACCGTTGACCAACACCTATTCAATCAAGTCGGAGGATGGCGTCCCGCGTTATCGCGTCACGTGTGGCGGCCTGTTTGGCGGCAAGGGCAGCTGCGAGCGCCAGGCCGTCAATATCTGTAAGGACGGCGGCCGCAAGCCAGACGGGAAATTCGACAACGGAGCGATGACGTTCCAATGTATCCCTGAAGCGAACTCCAAGTAACAAGCGACTGCGCATGTGCCGTGAGGATGTGCGGCCGGTATGTGTGTCGACGACATAACAGGTTTTCAAAGTGAAGAAACTCATCGCTGTAGTCATGGTCCTGTTGGCGGGATGTACGGTCTATTCCGGCCCGACAGTGAACTCTCGTCCGCTGGACCCCAAGCAAGACCAGCCCAAAGAGTTCCAGGTTGAATGTACCGGCCTCTTCGAGGAAACGAATTCCTGCCTTGAAAAAGCGCAGGAACTATGCGGTATTCAGCCGGGTGCGCTGCATGTTCATGTGCTCGAGCAGATTGGTCCGCGCGGGCGTACGCCGGATCGACTGGTGTTCCGCTGCGACGCCCCGGAAAAACCGATTGCGCCGCCTGCTCCTGCCCCTGCGCCTGCAGCGGTTGTGCCGGCACCCACGAGCGTGCTGCTGCGGGGCGATGCGCTCTTCGATTTCGACAAGGCGAACTT
It encodes:
- a CDS encoding OmpA family protein — protein: MKKLIAVVMVLLAGCTVYSGPTVNSRPLDPKQDQPKEFQVECTGLFEETNSCLEKAQELCGIQPGALHVHVLEQIGPRGRTPDRLVFRCDAPEKPIAPPAPAPAPAAVVPAPTSVLLRGDALFDFDKANLKPAGVRALDEVIDNARGKRFRLVEVAGYTDSIGSDSYNNALSLRRAKSVADYLRAHGLDAERMAVDGFGKSNPVASNATDAGRAQNRRVEIVLEQE
- a CDS encoding DUF4148 domain-containing protein, whose product is MSDNDVAITRAQVRKELAQPERAGYRPGRANDPHYPETIQAALARIHVDDRVAGDASLSDYGNAAEAAVSTMIAALRGRLAMRYTAGLCRESMSTPVARAIVAVNAPTENVVPGGRYADRVCTLHIARVNYCQICFSRCLLIVSDSYNPRTPLPGRYIF